The Pyrus communis chromosome 2, drPyrComm1.1, whole genome shotgun sequence genome includes a window with the following:
- the LOC137723473 gene encoding NAC domain-containing protein 30-like, protein MEMESCVPPGFRFHPTEEELVGYYLKRKINSLQIDLDVIVDIDLYKIEPWDIQARCKLGYSEKNEWYFFSHKDKKYPTGTRTNRATSAGFWKATGRDKAVLSKNNIIGMRKTLVFYKGRAPNGNKTDWIMHEYRLQTSEHAPPQEEGWVVCRAFKKPSPSHRQGFEAWKHAYYVRDHASSSSFSSEMPMSMLINPNQGFHQPFRSDQQDHFVSNNIFLGNQLMELPQLESPTISTSFVTKENILNSTNLSTEDYEDDRSNNNNSNQQIDWKILDNLLEVQFTDRASFSHPSLSSAPQYYEQETRSNHLLGCFQDL, encoded by the exons ATGGAGATGGAATCTTGTGTTCCACCAGGCTTCAGATTTCATCCGACAGAAGAGGAACTTGTGGGTTACTACCTGAAAAGAAAGATCAACTCACTACAAATTGATCTAGATGTCATCGTTGACATTGACCTATACAAAATCGAACCATGGGACATACAAG CGAGATGCAAGCTGGGCTACAGTGAAAAGAACGAGTGGTACTTCTTCAGTCACAAAGACAAGAAGTACCCGACTGGAACTCGAACAAATAGAGCCACATCTGCTGGATTCTGGAAGGCAACAGGAAGAGACAAGGCAGTGCTTTCAAAGAACAACATTATAGGAATGAGGAAGACCCTGGTGTTCTACAAGGGACGAGCACCTAACGGCAACAAAACCGACTGGATCATGCATGAATATCGACTCCAAACTTCGGAACATGCACCCCCTCAG GAAGAAGGATGGGTTGTATGTCGGGCATTCAAGAAGCCAAGTCCTAGTCACAGGCAAGGTTTTGAAGCATGGAAGCATGCTTACTATGTCAGAGATCATGCTTCATCTTCAAGCTTCTCAAGTGAAATGCCTATGTCTATGCTGATCAACCCCAATCAAGGTTTCCATCAACCTTTTCGTTCAGATCAGCAAGATCATTTCGTTTCGAACAACATTTTCTTGGGTAACCAGCTCATGGAACTTCCTCAACTAGAAAGCCCAACCATTTCAACAAGCTTTGTCACCAAAGAAAACATATTGAATAGCACTAATCTCAGCACTGAAGACTATGAGGACGACAGGAGCAACAACAATAACAGCAATCAACAAATAGATTGGAAAATTTTGGACAATTTACTGGAAGTGCAATTCACTGATAGGGCATCATTTTCTCATCCAAGTTTGTCGTCGGCACCCCAATATTATGAGCAAGAAACTCGAAGCAACCATCTTCTTGGATGCTTCCAAGACTTGTGA